One genomic region from Haloarcula taiwanensis encodes:
- a CDS encoding phosphoglycolate phosphatase, with amino-acid sequence MTHDAVIYDLDGTLVRLAVDWGTVTSDVATVLRDRNVDPGARDLWEMLTLSSETGHRDAVEATITDHERTGAHESERLALAEGLPHSVPVGVCSLNAEEACQLALDVHDLDSYVGPVVGRDTVASSKPDPEGLLAIADEIGVDPGAAVFVGDSESDATAAQRAGMAFEWASEFDQARYRA; translated from the coding sequence GTGACACACGACGCCGTCATCTACGACCTTGACGGGACGCTCGTCAGGCTGGCTGTCGACTGGGGGACGGTGACCAGCGACGTTGCGACGGTCCTGCGCGACCGAAACGTCGACCCTGGGGCCCGCGACCTCTGGGAGATGCTGACGCTGTCCTCGGAGACTGGCCACCGTGACGCCGTCGAAGCGACGATCACCGACCACGAGCGGACCGGTGCGCACGAGTCGGAGCGACTGGCGCTCGCCGAGGGGCTCCCACACAGCGTCCCTGTCGGCGTGTGCTCGCTCAACGCAGAGGAGGCGTGCCAGCTGGCGCTGGACGTTCATGACCTCGACAGTTACGTTGGCCCGGTCGTCGGCCGTGACACCGTCGCGTCATCGAAACCGGATCCGGAGGGACTGCTGGCGATCGCCGACGAAATCGGGGTCGATCCCGGTGCAGCCGTATTTGTCGGCGATTCAGAGAGCGACGCGACGGCCGCCCAGCGGGCCGGGATGGCCTTCGAGTGGGCGAGCGAGTTCGATCAGGCCCGGTACCGCGCGTAG
- a CDS encoding fibrillin, giving the protein MTLPNGVERHDFGGEASLATQGQPVYGERTDGDWRRWDPHRSKLGAMLEQGMDTGLDGGETVLYLGAAAGTTVSHVADFCGPTYAVEFAPRPVRELLDAAESRPNLFPLLKDARKPGSYAHVVEPVDVVVQDVATRGQARVAALNKRFLGDNGRLLAAIKARSEDVTADPDTVFDSVREELSAEYELLETARLDPYHEDHLGIVARPRED; this is encoded by the coding sequence ATGACGCTGCCAAACGGCGTCGAACGCCACGACTTCGGCGGCGAGGCGAGCCTCGCCACACAGGGACAGCCGGTGTACGGCGAGCGGACCGACGGCGACTGGCGGCGGTGGGACCCCCACCGCTCGAAGCTCGGCGCGATGCTCGAACAGGGAATGGACACCGGCCTCGACGGCGGCGAGACGGTGCTGTATCTCGGTGCGGCGGCCGGGACAACGGTGAGCCACGTCGCCGACTTCTGTGGCCCGACTTACGCCGTCGAGTTCGCCCCTCGGCCGGTTCGGGAACTGCTCGACGCCGCGGAGAGCCGTCCGAACCTCTTCCCGCTGCTCAAGGACGCCCGCAAGCCCGGGAGCTACGCCCACGTCGTCGAACCGGTCGATGTCGTCGTGCAGGACGTGGCGACACGAGGGCAGGCCCGGGTGGCGGCGCTCAACAAGCGGTTCCTCGGCGACAACGGCCGGCTCCTCGCGGCGATCAAGGCCCGGAGCGAGGACGTGACCGCCGACCCCGACACTGTGTTCGACAGCGTCCGCGAGGAACTCAGCGCCGAGTACGAACTGCTTGAGACGGCGCGTCTGGACCCGTATCACGAGGATCACCTCGGTATCGTTGCCCGGCCCCGCGAGGACTGA
- a CDS encoding transcriptional regulator has translation MAKYSTGSGGDSAGGSCELCGSDGDLQTANVAGATLQVCDSCARDHGENERTTGSDSSRDEQNRKRKAAQNAAKLQDAQQADTSHWEDGADYDDDQLPYLVSKYGERVTEARQDEGLQTSELAEELDLDEADILAVEQGRATQANVGGSTIKALEQYLDIDLVESS, from the coding sequence ATGGCCAAATACTCGACCGGCAGTGGTGGCGACAGCGCCGGCGGGAGCTGTGAGCTCTGCGGTAGCGACGGCGACCTCCAGACCGCGAACGTCGCTGGTGCGACCCTTCAGGTGTGTGACAGCTGTGCACGTGACCACGGGGAAAACGAGCGAACGACGGGTAGTGACAGCTCGCGCGACGAGCAGAACCGGAAACGCAAAGCCGCACAGAACGCGGCGAAGCTACAGGACGCACAGCAAGCCGACACGTCTCACTGGGAGGACGGCGCTGATTACGACGACGACCAGCTCCCGTATCTGGTCAGCAAGTACGGCGAGCGCGTGACAGAGGCGCGCCAAGACGAGGGACTGCAGACGAGTGAACTGGCCGAGGAGCTCGATCTGGACGAAGCGGACATCCTCGCTGTCGAGCAAGGGCGCGCGACGCAGGCGAACGTCGGCGGGTCGACGATCAAGGCGCTCGAACAGTACCTCGACATCGACCTCGTCGAGTCCAGCTGA
- a CDS encoding transcriptional regulator: MSADDTDHDDLEDTDDVRDRIEQEADRAVEQFDEGIVDLLAWVLDTETRARIYVHLRQQPESTSEEIAEGTGLYPSTVREALAALTEEEVVTRQKRESDGAGNNPYEYSAISPSDLVNTIVGDIQSELNTVFNLDDHIGGETTLEPDDEPVTISVEDANDDADASEDTGSDEGGSEDENDDADV; encoded by the coding sequence ATGTCTGCAGACGACACCGACCACGACGACCTCGAGGACACAGACGATGTCCGTGACCGAATCGAGCAGGAGGCAGACCGCGCGGTCGAGCAGTTCGACGAAGGGATTGTCGACCTGCTGGCGTGGGTCCTCGACACGGAGACGCGGGCGCGGATCTACGTTCACTTGCGACAGCAGCCCGAAAGCACCAGCGAGGAGATAGCCGAGGGGACCGGCCTGTATCCGAGCACTGTCCGCGAGGCCCTGGCCGCGCTCACCGAGGAAGAGGTTGTAACGCGTCAAAAGCGTGAGAGCGACGGCGCGGGCAACAACCCCTACGAGTACAGCGCCATCTCGCCGAGCGACCTCGTCAACACCATCGTCGGTGACATCCAGTCGGAACTGAACACGGTGTTCAACCTCGACGATCACATCGGTGGCGAAACGACACTAGAACCTGACGACGAGCCGGTAACGATCTCTGTCGAGGATGCGAACGACGACGCCGACGCGAGCGAAGATACTGGCAGCGACGAGGGCGGATCTGAGGACGAGAACGACGACGCCGACGTGTAG
- a CDS encoding carboxylate--amine ligase (ATP-dependent carboxylate-amine ligase), whose translation MDATGSAEHFTRMGTLGIEEEFYVVDEFGRPTSGTDELVYETEPPAVLDGRLDHELFKCVIETQTPRIDDPADAGDHLRSVRDALVGHADANGFGVAAAGLHPLAKWRELEHAEKPRYKSQLDRIQYPQHRNTTAGLHVHVGVDDADKAVWVANELRWHLPLMLALSANSPYWNGFDTGLQSARGKIFEALPNTGMPTAFDDYDAFEAYERRMLETGSIDDRGELWFDVRPHSGHGTVEVRAPDGQADPDRVLAFVEYVHELVVDLAERYEDGESGRQLRREFLDENKWRAIRHGQSADLLSRDLSTTRSVEELVEIESDRLDIDGLWELYDRESGAERQRRLRSEEGVMALADSLRLA comes from the coding sequence ATGGACGCGACGGGTTCTGCCGAGCATTTTACCCGGATGGGGACGCTCGGCATCGAGGAAGAGTTCTACGTCGTCGACGAGTTCGGTCGCCCGACGTCTGGCACGGACGAGCTCGTCTACGAAACGGAGCCGCCAGCGGTTCTCGACGGCCGGCTCGATCACGAACTGTTCAAGTGCGTTATCGAGACACAAACACCGCGTATCGACGACCCGGCGGACGCCGGTGACCACCTCCGGTCGGTCCGGGATGCGCTGGTCGGCCACGCCGACGCGAACGGGTTCGGGGTCGCCGCCGCGGGCCTGCATCCGCTGGCGAAGTGGCGCGAACTCGAACACGCCGAGAAGCCACGCTACAAGTCACAGCTGGACCGCATCCAGTATCCACAGCACCGCAACACGACCGCGGGCCTGCACGTCCACGTCGGTGTCGACGACGCCGATAAGGCCGTGTGGGTGGCGAACGAACTCCGCTGGCATCTCCCGCTGATGCTCGCGCTGTCGGCCAACTCCCCGTACTGGAACGGCTTCGACACCGGGTTGCAGTCCGCTCGCGGAAAGATCTTTGAGGCCCTGCCCAACACTGGGATGCCGACGGCGTTCGACGATTACGACGCCTTCGAGGCGTACGAGCGGCGGATGCTCGAAACGGGCAGTATCGACGACCGGGGCGAACTTTGGTTCGACGTGCGACCCCACTCCGGCCACGGCACCGTCGAAGTGCGTGCGCCGGACGGGCAGGCCGATCCGGACCGCGTGCTTGCCTTCGTCGAGTACGTCCACGAACTCGTCGTCGACCTCGCTGAGCGCTACGAGGACGGCGAATCCGGCCGACAACTCCGCCGAGAGTTCCTCGACGAGAACAAGTGGCGCGCGATCCGTCACGGCCAGTCCGCGGACCTGCTGTCGCGCGATCTTTCGACCACACGCTCTGTCGAAGAACTGGTCGAAATCGAGAGTGACCGACTTGATATCGATGGTTTGTGGGAGCTGTATGACCGCGAAAGCGGCGCAGAGCGACAGCGCCGGCTTCGCTCTGAGGAGGGTGTCATGGCGCTCGCGGACTCACTGCGACTGGCCTGA
- a CDS encoding cyclin has translation MYRASDRIEHDTWLSDIETASDRLDLGTAARSHAVDLFLSTVPEEDRSKQATMAASVYVGALVAGEERSQSAVAEATGVSRLTIQQRWKDLLETAGLEAPGW, from the coding sequence ATGTACCGCGCCAGTGACCGCATCGAGCACGATACGTGGTTGTCCGACATCGAAACAGCGTCGGACAGGCTCGACCTCGGGACGGCGGCGCGGTCCCACGCGGTCGACCTGTTTCTCTCGACAGTCCCGGAGGAAGACCGATCGAAACAGGCGACGATGGCGGCCAGCGTGTACGTCGGTGCCTTGGTTGCCGGTGAGGAGCGCTCCCAGTCAGCCGTCGCAGAGGCGACGGGCGTCTCCCGGTTGACGATTCAGCAACGCTGGAAGGACCTGCTGGAGACAGCCGGACTCGAAGCGCCGGGCTGGTAG
- a CDS encoding phosphopantetheine adenylyltransferase (Reversibly transfers an adenylyl group from ATP to 4'-phosphopantetheine, yielding dephospho-CoA (dPCoA) and pyrophosphate), giving the protein MNVALGGTFDPIHDGHRALFERAFELGDVTVGLTSDDLAPKTRHDQRHVRPFSERQSALADELATLAAEKGREWEVRELTEPTGIATEPQFDTLVVSPETETGGRRINEIREERGHDPLKIEVVPHVRAEDGDIISSTRIVKGEIDEHGNLTPNRTGRQNIP; this is encoded by the coding sequence ATGAATGTCGCGCTGGGGGGAACGTTCGACCCGATTCACGACGGACACCGCGCGCTGTTCGAACGCGCATTCGAACTCGGGGACGTGACAGTCGGCCTCACCAGCGACGACCTCGCGCCGAAGACGCGCCACGACCAGCGCCACGTTCGCCCGTTCAGCGAACGGCAATCCGCACTCGCCGACGAACTCGCGACGCTCGCCGCTGAGAAAGGGCGCGAGTGGGAGGTCCGGGAACTCACCGAGCCGACCGGCATCGCCACGGAGCCGCAGTTCGACACGCTCGTCGTCTCGCCCGAGACAGAGACTGGCGGCCGCCGAATCAACGAAATCCGCGAGGAACGGGGCCACGACCCGCTCAAAATCGAAGTCGTCCCGCACGTCCGCGCCGAAGACGGCGACATCATTTCGTCGACCCGGATCGTCAAGGGCGAAATCGACGAACACGGGAACCTCACCCCGAACCGCACTGGCCGACAAAACATTCCGTAG
- a CDS encoding acyl-CoA dehydrogenase, translating into MDLSAEQRAIRDTVREFAVEDIRPKAADADREQSFPEECWDGLADIDITGLTTPAEYGGFDADKPTYALVNEELAYGSLAVATALSVHCLATSCIAQFGSKAVQDDWLPEMVDGRPVGAFALSEPQAGSNPREMSTTARRDGDEYVINGEKQWITNGKRSGVVIVFAKTDPDDPDSITQFLVPKDTDGLTAGEKEDKLGLRASDTTPLQFDGVRVPERYQLTEEGKGLAAALSILTTGRVAIAAQAVGLAQSALDEALDYATEREQFDQPISEFQAIQHKLADMATNVQAARLLTWNAAQQLERGEQPRAAASMAKYFASETAVDVANEAIQIHGGYGYTTDYPVERFYRDAKVTTIYEGTSEIQQNIIAQDLLE; encoded by the coding sequence ATGGATCTCTCCGCTGAGCAGCGAGCCATCCGTGACACCGTTCGAGAGTTCGCCGTCGAGGATATCCGCCCGAAAGCCGCCGATGCCGACCGTGAGCAGTCCTTTCCCGAAGAGTGCTGGGACGGGCTCGCAGATATCGACATCACTGGACTGACGACGCCAGCCGAATACGGCGGCTTCGACGCCGACAAGCCGACGTACGCGCTGGTCAACGAGGAACTCGCGTATGGGTCGCTTGCGGTCGCGACGGCGCTGTCTGTCCACTGCCTCGCGACCTCATGTATCGCACAGTTCGGCTCCAAGGCAGTGCAAGACGACTGGCTCCCGGAGATGGTTGACGGCCGCCCGGTCGGCGCGTTCGCGCTCTCAGAACCACAGGCGGGGTCGAATCCGCGGGAGATGTCAACGACCGCTCGACGGGACGGTGACGAGTACGTCATCAACGGCGAGAAGCAGTGGATAACCAACGGCAAACGGTCTGGCGTCGTCATCGTCTTCGCGAAGACCGACCCCGACGACCCCGACTCGATAACGCAGTTTCTGGTGCCGAAAGACACCGACGGGCTCACCGCCGGCGAAAAAGAGGACAAGCTCGGCCTCCGTGCGAGCGACACGACCCCCCTCCAGTTCGACGGCGTCCGCGTGCCCGAGCGCTACCAACTGACTGAGGAAGGCAAAGGGCTGGCCGCAGCGCTGTCGATTCTGACGACCGGCCGGGTCGCTATCGCCGCTCAGGCGGTCGGCCTCGCACAATCCGCGCTCGACGAGGCCCTCGACTACGCCACGGAACGCGAACAGTTCGACCAGCCGATCAGCGAGTTCCAGGCGATTCAGCACAAACTCGCGGACATGGCGACGAATGTGCAGGCCGCGCGATTACTGACGTGGAACGCCGCACAGCAACTAGAACGCGGCGAGCAGCCGAGAGCGGCAGCGAGCATGGCGAAGTACTTCGCAAGTGAGACAGCGGTCGATGTGGCGAACGAGGCGATCCAGATCCACGGCGGCTACGGGTACACGACCGACTACCCCGTCGAGCGCTTCTACCGCGACGCGAAGGTGACGACTATCTACGAGGGGACCAGCGAAATCCAGCAAAACATCATCGCACAGGACTTGCTGGAGTGA